From the genome of Marixanthomonas ophiurae, one region includes:
- a CDS encoding OmpH family outer membrane protein, producing MKHLKSVMVALAIFVGATSFVNAQTKVAHIDTQALVEAMPEMKAAQSELDKIQKTYDTEIKAMAKELQTKMTQYDQEAATKTDEENEKRFQEVQGMQSNIQSYRQQAMQDLQKKQEDILKPVLEKARAAIQKVGRAQGFQYVMDSTTGSGILLADGKDLMIDVKKELGI from the coding sequence ATGAAACATTTAAAATCAGTAATGGTAGCTTTAGCTATTTTTGTAGGAGCTACAAGTTTTGTTAATGCACAAACTAAAGTTGCACACATAGACACGCAAGCTTTAGTTGAAGCAATGCCCGAAATGAAAGCGGCACAAAGCGAGCTTGATAAAATACAGAAAACGTACGATACCGAGATTAAGGCAATGGCGAAAGAACTTCAGACAAAAATGACTCAGTACGACCAAGAAGCTGCTACTAAAACAGATGAGGAGAACGAAAAACGTTTTCAAGAAGTTCAAGGTATGCAATCAAACATACAGTCATACAGACAACAAGCCATGCAAGATCTTCAGAAAAAACAAGAGGATATCTTAAAGCCAGTATTAGAGAAAGCACGTGCTGCAATTCAAAAAGTAGGCCGTGCTCAAGGATTTCAATACGTAATGGATTCTACAACGGGTAGTGGTATACTATTAGCCGACGGTAAAGACCTTATGATAGATGTTAAAAAAGAATTAGGAATTTAA
- a CDS encoding OmpH family outer membrane protein gives MKTNKLLFLSFILLSFGFAAQAQRGARIGYIDMEYILENVPEYKEASTQLEGKVQRWKKDIEKKSKEVEQMKLNLSNERVLLTNELIEEREEEIKILEDEMLDYQQDRFGPNGDLMIQRRQLVQPIQDQVFNIVQEIAENKKYDFIFDKSADVVMLFAAERNDISDVVLRSINRAAKREEAQTKREEKEIERKEELSAEEEGAVTEREQEIEDKKNEREKMMEERRKQRDSIRDARKAEIEARRQRILEERQQRIDSIQKVREERIKERNQDNNTGDEEN, from the coding sequence ATGAAAACGAACAAGCTACTTTTTTTATCATTTATTTTATTAAGTTTTGGGTTTGCTGCCCAAGCTCAACGTGGAGCCCGGATTGGGTACATAGACATGGAATATATTCTTGAGAATGTTCCTGAATATAAAGAAGCCTCAACACAATTAGAAGGAAAAGTACAACGATGGAAAAAAGACATCGAGAAAAAAAGTAAAGAGGTAGAACAAATGAAACTTAATTTAAGCAATGAACGTGTTCTGCTAACAAACGAACTTATTGAAGAGCGAGAAGAAGAAATAAAAATATTGGAAGACGAAATGCTGGATTATCAGCAAGATCGCTTTGGGCCTAATGGTGATTTAATGATACAAAGACGCCAATTAGTACAACCCATCCAAGATCAGGTTTTTAATATCGTACAAGAAATCGCCGAAAATAAAAAGTACGATTTTATCTTTGACAAATCTGCAGATGTAGTCATGCTTTTCGCAGCAGAGCGAAACGACATAAGCGATGTTGTTTTAAGAAGTATAAACCGTGCAGCTAAAAGAGAAGAAGCTCAGACTAAACGTGAGGAGAAAGAAATAGAACGTAAAGAAGAGCTAAGTGCAGAAGAAGAAGGTGCCGTTACTGAACGAGAGCAAGAAATTGAAGATAAGAAAAACGAACGCGAAAAGATGATGGAAGAGCGTAGAAAACAACGTGACTCTATCCGCGATGCTAGAAAAGCTGAAATTGAAGCCAGAAGACAACGCATTTTAGAAGAACGGCAACAAAGAATAGATTCTATTCAAAAAGTAAGAGAAGAGAGAATAAAAGAACGCAATCAGGATAATAATACTGGTGACGAAGAAAATTAA
- the bamA gene encoding outer membrane protein assembly factor BamA: protein MKSYKKLYCIFLFTVVTVFSLSAQQRDLDSGKKYTINDIKVTGAQSFNEQTVIAFTGLKVGDRIYIPGEKLSAVTKKLWEQNLFSDIAFYVTNIDGDKADLELYIVELPKLNEVTIEGIRKGKKKDILKENKLDAGTKITKNLLTTTKNKIRNKYKEDGYLNAQVIITQTPQIDSTGQEIAKNMTIKIDKGERVKVSDIDFEGNEQFSDAKLRRAMKETKQKFFLRVFKRSKYTKEGFEKDKVSIIDKYKANGYRDARIISDTLITKDEKNVALKLNVEEGDKYYFGNIRFIGNSVYTDGQLRQVLGIGKGETYNGVLLQERIADVEDPEAQDLTNLYQNNGYLFSKINPVEVAVRNDTIDFEIRIREGKLAYFDHVTVVGNDKTNDHVIYRELRTRPGQKYSKRNVVRTIRELGQIGYFDAEQLSPNFKNVDPNSGTVDLEYSVVEKGASQIELQGGYGGGGFVGTLGLSFNNFSLRNIFNKEAYKPLPMGDGQKLSLRAQASSFYQTYSLSLTEPWLGGKKPVQLTTSFSHTLQFLYDFRSRDVNKDRRFLITGGSIGIAQRLKWPDDFFQLSQAISFQHYNLQNYNTSLFTFGDGYSNNLAYTIGLSRNNTATNPIYPIKGSEFSITAKLTPPYSLFNGVDYGALANERSDLSEVPSTSSSFRASQNRIADIDQERFKFLEYYKLKFKGDWYTNLIDKLVLKSSTEFGFLGAYNQERGIPPFERYFVGGDGLGSFSLDGREVIQLRGYPNQSLSDQDGNTIFNKFSLELRYPVTLKQVASIFVLGFAEGGNAFNGFRDYNPFELKRSAGVGLRIFMPAFGLLGIDFGYGFDPILGGNQPNGWETHFILGQQF, encoded by the coding sequence TTGAAATCCTACAAAAAACTATATTGTATTTTTCTTTTTACAGTAGTGACGGTTTTTTCCCTCTCTGCGCAGCAAAGAGACTTGGACAGTGGTAAAAAATACACCATAAACGATATTAAAGTTACAGGAGCACAAAGCTTTAACGAGCAAACCGTAATAGCCTTTACAGGTCTTAAAGTAGGAGATCGTATTTACATTCCTGGCGAAAAGCTAAGTGCTGTAACCAAAAAACTTTGGGAGCAGAACCTATTTAGTGATATTGCTTTCTACGTTACTAATATTGACGGAGACAAAGCAGATTTGGAGCTTTACATAGTTGAACTCCCCAAGCTAAATGAAGTTACCATAGAAGGTATTCGCAAAGGGAAGAAAAAAGATATCCTTAAGGAAAACAAGTTGGATGCTGGCACTAAAATCACCAAAAACCTCCTTACAACCACCAAAAATAAAATAAGGAACAAATATAAAGAAGATGGGTACCTTAATGCCCAAGTAATCATCACCCAAACCCCTCAAATTGACTCTACTGGGCAGGAAATTGCCAAAAACATGACCATTAAAATCGATAAAGGCGAACGTGTAAAAGTTTCCGATATCGACTTTGAAGGCAATGAGCAATTCTCAGATGCGAAACTGCGCAGGGCCATGAAAGAAACTAAACAAAAATTCTTTCTAAGAGTGTTCAAACGTTCAAAATATACAAAAGAAGGGTTTGAAAAAGATAAAGTTTCTATTATAGATAAATACAAAGCAAATGGATACCGGGATGCCCGAATTATTAGCGACACTTTAATCACTAAGGATGAAAAAAATGTAGCGCTAAAGCTAAATGTAGAAGAAGGTGATAAATATTACTTCGGAAATATTCGTTTTATCGGTAATAGTGTTTACACAGATGGTCAATTGCGACAGGTATTAGGTATCGGAAAAGGCGAAACCTACAATGGAGTTTTGCTCCAAGAACGCATCGCTGATGTTGAGGATCCTGAGGCACAAGACCTCACCAACCTATATCAAAATAATGGATACTTATTCTCAAAAATAAATCCGGTTGAAGTAGCCGTACGCAACGACACTATCGATTTTGAAATTAGGATTCGTGAAGGGAAACTCGCTTATTTTGATCATGTGACTGTAGTAGGGAACGATAAAACTAATGACCATGTAATTTACCGTGAACTTAGAACCCGCCCCGGGCAAAAGTACAGTAAACGAAACGTGGTACGTACCATTCGTGAATTAGGGCAAATAGGTTATTTTGATGCCGAACAATTATCGCCAAACTTCAAAAATGTAGATCCTAACAGCGGTACGGTTGACTTAGAATATTCAGTAGTTGAAAAAGGAGCCAGCCAAATAGAATTGCAAGGAGGTTACGGAGGTGGTGGCTTTGTGGGTACATTAGGACTATCGTTTAACAATTTTTCACTTCGTAACATATTCAATAAAGAAGCATATAAGCCATTACCTATGGGTGATGGTCAAAAACTTTCGTTACGAGCACAAGCGAGTAGCTTTTACCAAACCTACAGCCTTTCTCTAACTGAGCCTTGGCTAGGAGGTAAAAAGCCGGTGCAGTTAACCACTTCTTTTTCCCATACATTACAATTTTTGTACGATTTTAGGAGTAGGGATGTAAACAAGGATCGCCGTTTTTTAATAACCGGTGGGTCCATAGGAATTGCACAGCGATTAAAATGGCCAGATGACTTTTTCCAGTTATCTCAAGCTATCAGCTTTCAGCATTACAACTTACAAAACTATAACACATCATTATTTACATTTGGTGACGGGTATTCTAACAACTTGGCTTATACTATCGGGCTTAGCCGAAACAATACCGCCACAAACCCTATTTACCCCATTAAAGGTTCAGAATTTAGCATAACGGCAAAATTAACACCTCCTTATTCTCTTTTTAATGGAGTTGATTATGGCGCATTAGCCAATGAAAGATCCGATTTATCTGAAGTGCCTTCAACAAGCTCAAGCTTTAGAGCATCTCAAAACAGAATTGCCGATATTGACCAAGAGCGTTTTAAATTTCTTGAATATTATAAGTTAAAGTTTAAAGGAGATTGGTATACAAACCTCATCGATAAATTAGTGTTGAAAAGCAGTACTGAATTTGGTTTCTTAGGAGCTTATAACCAAGAAAGAGGAATTCCTCCTTTTGAGCGATATTTCGTGGGAGGTGATGGTTTAGGATCATTTAGTTTAGATGGCCGTGAAGTAATACAATTACGTGGGTACCCCAACCAATCGTTATCTGATCAAGACGGAAATACCATATTTAATAAATTTTCGTTAGAGTTACGGTATCCGGTAACATTAAAGCAAGTTGCTTCTATCTTTGTATTAGGTTTTGCTGAAGGCGGAAATGCTTTTAATGGCTTTAGAGACTATAACCCATTTGAGCTTAAGCGATCTGCTGGAGTAGGATTACGTATATTTATGCCGGCATTTGGATTATTAGGGATTGATTTTGGGTATGGGTTTGACCCTATACTTGGTGGTAATCAGCCCAACGGATGGGAAACGCACTTTATTCTTGGACAACAATTTTAA
- a CDS encoding isoprenyl transferase — MSTKQQIDKDKLPKHLAVIMDGNGRWAKQKGLFRSIGHENGTKAVREIVEACAELNIPYLTLYAFSTENWNRPKLEVELLMKLLVSSLKKEIKTLQDNNIKLNAIGNLEALPKKAQRELNDVIDITKKNSRMTLTLALSYGSREEIIKTIKEISHKVKNNLISPENIDETVINNHLYTQNLPDVDLLIRTSGEQRISNFLLWQIAYAELYFTDTLWPDYRKNHLFEAILNYQNRERRFGKTSEQLK; from the coding sequence ATGAGCACAAAACAACAAATAGATAAAGATAAATTACCCAAACACTTGGCTGTTATCATGGACGGTAATGGCAGGTGGGCCAAACAAAAAGGTTTGTTTCGCTCCATAGGTCACGAAAATGGAACCAAAGCTGTTCGCGAAATTGTTGAAGCCTGTGCAGAATTAAATATACCCTATTTAACTTTATATGCTTTCTCTACTGAAAACTGGAACCGACCCAAACTGGAAGTAGAATTATTGATGAAACTATTAGTTTCTTCTTTAAAAAAAGAAATCAAAACCCTCCAAGACAACAACATTAAGCTCAATGCCATTGGTAATCTGGAAGCTCTTCCTAAAAAGGCACAACGTGAATTAAACGACGTGATTGATATAACCAAGAAAAACTCCAGAATGACCTTGACACTAGCTCTTAGCTATGGTTCTAGGGAAGAAATTATAAAAACCATCAAAGAGATTAGTCATAAAGTTAAAAATAACCTAATTTCGCCGGAAAATATTGACGAAACGGTTATAAATAATCATCTTTACACGCAAAATTTGCCAGATGTTGATTTATTAATACGTACCAGCGGTGAACAACGTATTAGTAACTTTTTATTATGGCAAATAGCCTATGCCGAATTGTATTTTACAGATACACTTTGGCCAGATTATAGAAAAAACCATCTTTTTGAAGCAATATTAAATTATCAAAACAGAGAAAGAAGATTTGGAAAGACAAGTGAACAACTTAAATAA
- the porG gene encoding type IX secretion system protein PorG: MRYIATIILVVTATFSLHSQTYEIGGMIGGANYIGDVGRTNYIAPNSFAFGGIFKWNRSARHSFRASVLVANIKGDDADSNQDRRQERGLSFSNTVSEVSVGMEYTFWEFSMYSGKPASTPYLYTGLTYFWYDALYKRSDDVITSYDGASTVAIPMVVGYKTSLANKFVLGFEIGARYTFTDDLDGSNPVKNLEDNQSVKFGNINSDDWYVFTGITLTVTFGRKPCYCNF, encoded by the coding sequence ATGAGGTATATCGCGACCATAATTTTAGTGGTAACAGCCACATTTTCACTACATTCACAAACCTATGAAATAGGCGGTATGATTGGCGGCGCCAATTATATAGGTGATGTAGGACGCACTAACTACATAGCTCCCAACAGCTTTGCTTTCGGCGGTATTTTTAAGTGGAATCGAAGCGCTAGGCACTCTTTTAGAGCCTCTGTATTAGTCGCCAACATTAAGGGCGATGATGCAGACTCCAACCAAGACCGGAGACAAGAACGAGGCTTGTCATTTTCAAATACTGTAAGTGAAGTTTCAGTAGGAATGGAATATACTTTTTGGGAATTTAGCATGTACAGTGGCAAACCGGCAAGCACTCCCTATTTATATACTGGGCTCACCTATTTTTGGTATGATGCTCTTTATAAAAGAAGCGATGATGTAATTACCAGTTATGATGGCGCATCAACTGTAGCGATACCGATGGTGGTAGGTTATAAAACCAGTTTAGCTAATAAATTTGTATTGGGTTTTGAAATTGGCGCCCGTTATACTTTCACCGATGATTTAGATGGCAGCAACCCTGTCAAAAACCTTGAAGATAATCAGAGTGTGAAATTCGGTAATATAAATAGTGATGATTGGTATGTTTTTACAGGCATTACACTTACTGTAACTTTTGGCCGCAAACCATGTTATTGTAACTTTTAA
- a CDS encoding NAD kinase produces the protein MKIGIYGQFYHKNSETYIQLILDVLKNKNVSVFIEENFLDIINLNNEITRNFSNFETFTELDESYDLFFSIGGDGTILKSVTFVKDLDIPIVGINTGRLGFLATIQKEEITQSLSQILDGDYLISERSLLTIATSPKNTEIKPTLNFALNEIAVNRKNTTSMIKVETDVNGKHLTSYWSDGLIVATPTGSTGYSLSCGGPVIEPSAKNIIITPIAPHNLNARPLVLPDDSKLTLKVSGREKSYLVSLDSRIATLENNTTIHISKASFTIKLVQLAEDSFIKTLRKKLLWGEDKRN, from the coding sequence ATGAAAATAGGCATCTACGGTCAATTCTATCATAAAAATTCTGAAACCTATATTCAGTTAATTCTCGATGTGCTGAAAAATAAAAATGTATCTGTTTTTATTGAAGAAAACTTCTTAGACATCATTAACCTGAATAATGAAATTACGAGGAACTTCTCCAACTTTGAAACCTTTACAGAGTTAGATGAATCATACGACCTTTTTTTTAGTATTGGGGGTGATGGAACCATTTTAAAATCGGTCACGTTTGTGAAAGATCTAGATATTCCCATTGTAGGTATAAATACAGGGCGATTAGGTTTTCTAGCAACAATTCAAAAAGAAGAAATAACTCAAAGTTTATCTCAAATACTCGATGGAGATTATTTAATTTCTGAACGAAGCCTACTCACCATTGCTACCTCTCCAAAAAATACAGAAATAAAACCCACTTTAAATTTTGCCCTAAACGAAATTGCTGTAAACCGTAAAAACACAACTTCCATGATTAAAGTGGAAACCGATGTAAACGGCAAACACCTTACATCGTATTGGTCTGATGGATTAATAGTGGCTACACCAACAGGCTCTACAGGATACTCTCTAAGTTGTGGCGGCCCAGTGATTGAACCAAGTGCAAAAAACATTATCATCACCCCAATTGCTCCACACAACCTCAATGCACGTCCGTTGGTTTTGCCAGATGACAGTAAGCTTACTCTAAAGGTTTCAGGAAGAGAAAAATCGTATTTAGTGTCTTTGGACTCACGAATCGCTACGCTAGAAAATAACACTACTATTCACATTAGTAAAGCTTCCTTTACCATTAAACTAGTACAATTAGCTGAAGACAGTTTTATTAAAACCCTTCGAAAAAAACTGTTATGGGGTGAAGACAAACGTAACTAA
- a CDS encoding CBS domain-containing protein — translation MDTLNYILDDVSPFDISSNIKDIQKAFNNLTYTHIPVKKGDTYIGCVSETDAHCFENDKKLSDYQYALEGFFVRKNANWLDILEAFALHNSNIMPILNEENNYIGYYELGDIMSLFNNTPFLNEAGAIIVVEKGINDYSFSEICQIVESNGTRIFGAFVSKIENDKMQATIKIGHTGMNEIVQTFRRYNYTVISNHEEDKFLKDLQERSDYLDKYLNM, via the coding sequence TTGGATACATTGAATTACATATTGGACGATGTTTCACCTTTTGATATTTCTTCAAACATAAAAGATATACAAAAGGCCTTTAATAATCTTACCTATACCCATATTCCAGTAAAAAAAGGAGACACCTACATAGGCTGTGTTTCCGAAACCGATGCCCATTGCTTTGAAAACGACAAAAAGTTAAGTGATTATCAATATGCTTTAGAAGGCTTTTTTGTTAGAAAAAACGCTAATTGGCTAGATATATTAGAGGCTTTTGCGCTTCATAACAGTAATATTATGCCTATTTTAAACGAAGAAAACAATTATATAGGGTATTATGAATTAGGCGACATTATGAGCCTATTCAACAATACACCTTTTTTAAACGAAGCTGGAGCTATTATTGTAGTAGAAAAAGGAATTAATGATTATTCCTTTAGTGAAATTTGCCAGATTGTAGAAAGCAATGGAACCCGAATTTTTGGAGCCTTTGTTTCAAAAATTGAGAATGACAAAATGCAAGCTACCATTAAAATAGGCCACACAGGCATGAACGAGATTGTGCAAACATTTAGAAGGTACAATTACACCGTGATAAGCAATCATGAAGAAGACAAATTTTTAAAAGACCTACAAGAACGGTCTGACTATTTAGACAAATATTTAAATATGTAA
- a CDS encoding pyridoxine 5'-phosphate synthase, which produces MTKLSVNINKIATLRNARGGNMPNVLQVAKDVQAFGAQGVTIHPRPDERHIRYQDAYDLKPIVITEYNIEGNPIEKFMDMVLQIKPTQVTLVPDSVDAITSNAGWDTVKHKDYLAEIISEFKNNGIRTSIFVDPTLDMIKGAAKTGTDRIELYTEAFAEAFENGNKTAVKPYADCAALAHKLGLGVNAGHDLSLGNIKFFKEQVPHLQEVSIGHALICEALYQGLESVIQEYLEKLK; this is translated from the coding sequence ATGACAAAATTAAGTGTAAATATTAACAAAATTGCGACCCTTAGAAATGCTCGTGGTGGCAATATGCCCAATGTATTGCAAGTAGCAAAAGATGTTCAGGCTTTTGGAGCACAAGGAGTAACTATTCATCCAAGGCCCGATGAGCGTCACATTCGGTATCAAGATGCGTACGATCTTAAACCTATAGTAATCACGGAGTATAATATTGAAGGAAACCCTATCGAAAAGTTTATGGATATGGTGTTGCAAATTAAACCTACTCAAGTAACCTTGGTACCAGATTCGGTAGATGCTATCACCTCAAATGCAGGGTGGGATACGGTAAAACATAAAGATTATTTAGCTGAAATTATTTCAGAATTTAAAAACAACGGCATTCGAACTTCCATTTTTGTAGATCCTACATTAGATATGATTAAAGGAGCTGCAAAGACCGGTACCGATAGAATTGAACTATATACCGAAGCGTTCGCTGAAGCATTTGAAAATGGAAATAAAACAGCGGTAAAACCATATGCTGATTGTGCTGCTCTAGCGCATAAATTAGGACTTGGCGTTAACGCCGGTCACGACCTTTCCTTAGGAAATATTAAATTTTTCAAAGAACAAGTTCCACATTTACAAGAAGTGTCTATTGGGCATGCTTTAATATGTGAAGCTCTTTATCAAGGATTAGAGTCGGTAATTCAAGAATATTTAGAAAAACTGAAATAA